A stretch of the Candidatus Hydrogenedentota bacterium genome encodes the following:
- the ruvA gene encoding Holliday junction branch migration protein RuvA: protein MFAFLRGIVHGKTLNGIALDVGGVGFAVQTPEFVLRKLSINQEAILLTHCHIREDDFQIFGFMKEEEKSLFELLLGISGVGPKVAMAVVSALPPGPFAEAVQHNDITAITRAQGVGKKLAQRILVEVKSRMGQNPEWEALFGEPAAGEARLEGDDAYEALLSLGCTPAEARKAVTAARASLGAGARDEEVVRSALQSMARK, encoded by the coding sequence ATGTTCGCATTTTTGAGAGGCATTGTTCACGGTAAAACGCTTAACGGCATCGCATTGGATGTGGGCGGGGTCGGTTTCGCCGTGCAGACGCCGGAATTTGTCCTGCGGAAGCTGTCCATAAACCAGGAGGCCATTCTCCTGACGCACTGCCACATCCGCGAGGATGATTTCCAGATATTCGGGTTCATGAAAGAGGAGGAAAAATCCCTCTTTGAACTGCTTTTGGGCATCTCCGGAGTCGGTCCAAAGGTCGCCATGGCCGTTGTTTCGGCCCTGCCTCCGGGACCCTTTGCGGAGGCGGTGCAGCACAACGACATCACCGCCATCACCCGCGCCCAGGGGGTGGGGAAGAAACTGGCGCAGCGCATCCTGGTCGAGGTGAAGTCCCGCATGGGGCAGAATCCGGAGTGGGAGGCCCTGTTCGGGGAACCCGCCGCAGGTGAGGCCCGTTTGGAGGGGGATGACGCCTACGAGGCGCTGCTTTCCCTTGGTTGCACCCCGGCGGAGGCGCGCAAAGCCGTCACTGCGGCGCGTGCGTCGCTTGGCGCCGGGGCCCGGGACGAGGAGGTGGTCCGGTCGGCCCTCCAGTCCATGGCAAGGAAGTGA
- the larA gene encoding nickel-dependent lactate racemase has protein sequence MTTHRITMPYGGEHVSAECADARVLDPLEIKEAPPISDPGGALRAMLDTPCGMPRPALQGINTRGTVTIVVSDSFRRTGIHRVLPALLGALRGAGVGEENISFLVATGMHRPPTPSELREILGDQVFRSFQGRTQLHNPEAPEQLVHLGTTRRGTPVWINRRAVETDFLIVTGTVVLHYFAGFGGGPKSIVPGLAGVQTIAANHSLNLDPLEDRPDPRVRIGVLGGNPVAEDIAEAAGRVRVDLCVNTVLNRLGEICGLHAGAPQAAHRAACEQAAALYTATLDAPADLVIASAGTARNFLQSHKALFNAWQAMRPGGKILFLAPCPEGLGGSNFVEWLKLGNQESVIRHLRFHAEINGQTALSTLAKGASTVMVTEMPPDLVRITGVVSVGTFQEGLDRCLGELRAMGVARPAIRPMPSASHTVPLP, from the coding sequence ATGACCACACACCGCATTACCATGCCCTACGGCGGAGAGCATGTCAGCGCCGAATGCGCGGACGCGCGCGTGCTGGACCCCCTGGAAATCAAGGAGGCTCCGCCCATTTCGGACCCGGGCGGCGCGCTTCGCGCCATGCTTGACACACCCTGTGGAATGCCCCGTCCCGCCCTCCAGGGAATCAACACACGCGGCACCGTGACCATTGTGGTGTCAGACTCTTTTCGGCGCACCGGCATCCACCGGGTGCTTCCCGCACTGTTGGGCGCACTGCGGGGGGCCGGCGTGGGGGAGGAAAACATTTCTTTTCTGGTTGCCACCGGCATGCACCGCCCGCCCACCCCGTCCGAACTCCGTGAAATTCTGGGAGACCAGGTGTTTCGATCCTTTCAAGGGAGAACACAGCTCCACAACCCGGAAGCCCCGGAGCAACTGGTCCATCTGGGGACCACGCGCCGGGGGACGCCGGTCTGGATAAACCGGCGTGCCGTGGAAACGGATTTTCTCATCGTCACGGGCACCGTGGTCCTCCATTATTTCGCGGGCTTCGGCGGCGGGCCAAAATCCATCGTGCCCGGTCTTGCGGGGGTCCAGACCATTGCCGCCAATCATTCCCTTAATCTGGACCCATTGGAGGACCGGCCCGATCCCCGCGTGCGCATCGGCGTGCTCGGGGGCAATCCCGTTGCGGAGGACATCGCCGAAGCGGCGGGCAGGGTGCGGGTGGACCTGTGCGTTAACACCGTGTTGAACCGGCTGGGGGAGATTTGCGGACTCCATGCGGGGGCGCCGCAGGCGGCGCACCGCGCGGCCTGCGAACAGGCTGCGGCCCTGTACACGGCAACCCTTGACGCGCCGGCGGACCTGGTCATTGCCTCGGCGGGCACGGCCCGGAATTTTTTGCAAAGCCACAAGGCGCTTTTCAACGCCTGGCAGGCGATGCGTCCCGGCGGAAAAATTCTGTTCCTTGCGCCCTGTCCCGAGGGCCTGGGCGGTAGCAACTTCGTGGAATGGCTCAAACTGGGCAACCAAGAATCCGTCATCCGGCACCTGCGCTTCCACGCTGAAATCAACGGGCAGACCGCGCTTTCCACCCTGGCCAAAGGGGCCTCGACGGTGATGGTGACCGAAATGCCTCCGGACCTTGTCAGGATCACCGGTGTCGTTTCCGTCGGCACCTTTCAGGAGGGGCTGGACCGCTGTCTCGGGGAACTTCGGGCCATGGGCGTGGCCCGGCCGGCCATACGGCCCATGCCCTCCGCATCGCATACCGTGCCGTTGCCTTGA
- the ruvB gene encoding Holliday junction branch migration DNA helicase RuvB has product MDKSDIINPAPVEDDRNYDEQIRPSRLEEFPGQEPLKEKLRIAIQAARQRREPLDHLLLSGPPGLGKTTLARIIANEMGVDIRQSSGPVIERQADLSAILTSLEEFDVLFIDEIHRLNHAVEETLYSAMEDFEVDIMLGKGPTARSMKIGLKPFTLIGATTRSGLLTPPLRARFGDVCRFDLYSPEELVCIVERSARILDVPVTPDGSLEIAARSRGTARVANRLLRRVRDYAQVKGDGAISKEMADAALNLLRIDDLGLDDMDRAIINTLIQKFGGGPVGLSSMAVAVGEERQTLEEVHEPYLIQIGFLKRTPAGRVATQLAYKHFGIAPPMDQGGQGRLL; this is encoded by the coding sequence ATGGACAAATCGGACATCATCAATCCCGCGCCGGTGGAGGACGACCGGAACTACGACGAACAAATCCGGCCCTCCCGGCTGGAAGAGTTCCCCGGCCAGGAACCGCTCAAGGAAAAGCTGCGCATCGCCATCCAGGCGGCACGGCAACGCCGCGAACCCCTGGACCATCTGCTTCTCAGCGGCCCTCCAGGGCTTGGGAAGACGACCCTGGCGCGGATCATCGCCAATGAGATGGGCGTGGACATCCGGCAGTCCTCCGGCCCCGTCATCGAGCGCCAGGCCGACCTCTCCGCCATCCTCACCAGCCTGGAGGAGTTCGACGTTCTCTTCATTGATGAAATCCACCGCCTCAACCATGCCGTCGAGGAGACCCTGTACTCCGCCATGGAGGACTTCGAGGTGGACATCATGCTGGGAAAAGGGCCCACGGCCCGGTCCATGAAGATAGGCCTGAAACCCTTCACCCTCATCGGCGCCACCACCCGTTCCGGACTGCTGACCCCGCCCCTGCGCGCCCGCTTTGGCGATGTCTGCCGCTTTGACCTGTACTCGCCGGAGGAGTTGGTCTGCATTGTCGAGCGCTCGGCGCGGATTCTGGACGTGCCCGTGACCCCGGACGGCTCATTGGAAATCGCCGCGCGATCACGGGGCACCGCCCGTGTGGCCAACCGCCTGCTGCGCCGGGTGCGCGACTATGCCCAAGTCAAGGGGGATGGCGCCATCTCCAAGGAAATGGCCGACGCCGCCCTGAACCTGCTGCGCATAGACGACCTCGGCCTGGACGACATGGACCGCGCCATCATAAACACCCTCATCCAGAAATTCGGCGGCGGGCCGGTCGGTCTCTCCTCCATGGCCGTGGCCGTGGGGGAGGAGCGCCAGACTCTGGAGGAGGTCCACGAGCCCTATCTCATCCAGATAGGCTTCCTGAAACGGACCCCCGCCGGCCGCGTGGCCACCCAGCTCGCCTATAAGCATTTTGGGATCGCCCCCCCAATGGACCAGGGCGGGCAGGGAAGGCTGCTGTAG